In Alosa alosa isolate M-15738 ecotype Scorff River chromosome 23, AALO_Geno_1.1, whole genome shotgun sequence, a single window of DNA contains:
- the LOC125288582 gene encoding P2Y purinoceptor 8-like yields MNLSVAHNVDNNTLQDLGSPLTTVVLPVIYLLVILVSTPCNLVCFILLCFYTKRKTSTIIFAINLSMADLLYSISLPLQVFYHFSGNDWNFGAEACGFTTVAFHCSMQCSVLITCAIAVERYLGVVHPIKSKHWCTPLRAGLVCLLIWGLVLVVQTPMMRHDLTLRVEQLNLTTCFDVIPRGTFGTKPLTYTYFGTVFLLFYALPLVILVACYVAVTRGLHNSPQTDVEDYSRRYAWVMCSIAAVSFVLFYLPNILLQILHLLFRSQEHSLYPYYKLTHGINSLNCCVDPFVYYLASREFRNTFRKALRPCQCCGQCDSDELSTPSDVFSYAKASLYNSNKQ; encoded by the exons ATGAACCTCTCGGTGGCCCATAATGTGGACAACAACACTCTGCAGGATCTGGGCAGTCCGCTCACCACTGTGGTTCTCCCAGTGATCTACCTGCTCGTGATCCTGGTCAGCACCCCATGTAATTTAGTCTGCTTCATCCTCCTCTGCTTTTACACCAAGCGGaaaacctccaccatcatcttTGCCATCAATCTCTCGATGGCCGACCTCCTGTACAGCATATCTCTGCCACTCCAG GTGTTCTACCATTTCTCGGGCAATGACTGGAACTTTGGTGCAGAGGCGTGCGGCTTCACCACAGTGGCGTTCCACTGCAGCATGCAATGCTCTGTCCTCATCACCTGCGCTATCGCTGTGGAGCGCTACCTGGGCGTGGTACACCCTATAAAGAGCAAGCACTGGTGCACGCCGTTGCGCGCCGGCCTGGTGTGCCTGCTGATCTGGGGCCTTGTGCTGGTCGTGCAGACGCCCATGATGCGCCACGACCTGACACTCCGTGTGGAGCAGCTCAACCTGACCACCTGCTTCGATGTGATCCCACGCGGAACCTTCGGCACCAAACCACTCACGTACACATATTTCGGCACGGTCTTCCTTCTCTTCTATGCCTTGCCGCTGGTCATCCTCGTGGCATGCTACGTGGCTGTGACGCGAGGGCTTCACAACTCACCGCAAACGGACGTCGAGGACTACTCGCGTCGTTACGCGTGGGTCATGTGCTCCATAGCTGCAGTGAGCTTTGTCCTGTTTTACCTGCCCAACATACTTCTCCAGATCCTGCACTTGTTATTCCGTTCGCAAGAGCACAGTCTCTATCCCTACTACAAGCTCACTCATGGCATCAACAGCCTCAACTGCTGCGTGGACCCCTTTGTTTACTACCTCGCTTCGCGCGAGTTCCGCAACACCTTCCGGAAGGCTCTGCGTCCATGCCAGTGCTGTGGCCAGTGCGACTCGGACGAACTGTCCACTCCCTCAGATGTCTTCAGCTACGCCAAGGCCTCA